The Pyrus communis chromosome 5, drPyrComm1.1, whole genome shotgun sequence region agagctcataacctgcacccccggtgttagtgctcccgcccagagttgggcacagtcattcacgtgatattcacctcccacaccacacgctcatcttagatccaagttaggtgcacagtcctgtcgtacagaccactttaggtggttccgactagtaggtgacccgcaattattcgcccagccttcacgtgatcgtagcacttgagcgtacttattatacacccagtcctgtcgtacaaaccactttaggtggttccgactagtgtgcaggtatagttagtgagatggagatttaagctctagattcagccgtacaggtcacgttaggtaactccggctgacagattacatggcattatttggcattacctgagtacttgcattttatatcgaggcatttggcatggcatatttccgagcatgatttatatatatgtatatattctatttttctaggaagtatacaggttttacggtgaagggttagaactttgtttatgaaatggtttttgaaaagctttgtttttgcccactcacactttctgttttgcacccctccaggttctagttggctagcacttgtggtggctccccagaggattttcccggcatatctgacagattatcaccagtgtaggaccacctttgggtgtgtttgtttagtgttgtttctcccgaactgcattaggtcttccgtgctctgaactttgtttttcacacttacgcttgcacatgtatgttcttactttATGTATAGCtggcttttatttattcatacttttattattattatttttagcttccgcactgtgcagatggttacgtcacttccaggtgacggccagcatgccctgatctcggtcggggtgtgtcatagaGTGAGAAACACCCATGATCCTACATGGTCATTAATTAAGGAGCATGCCCGCATAATTTAATTATTGATGTGATTAATTGCAGATTAGTCTATGTAATTATTATAATGTGTCCTAATCATCACCATTATTATATTATAACTCTCTCTTTATGAAAAAATTGCAATCCACCATCCCAACATTTTTCTcgtattttaagtttttaatcagaaatataattttcgtacattttttttcttcatcataCTAATGTTTAATGTtgtacttaaaaaaatttcatacaaGCGACAATGTGAGATGTCAATTGCAATAATAAACTTTCATTCAagtttattcaattcaaatacAAAAAAGTAAATATAGGTGTTAATAGAAATAGTATACATAAATCActtcttttaaaatattaaaaattcattttttctttttttttttgtatagaaTGTTCCTGAAGGTGCTTAcgtcaaaaagaaaaactaaaactaaaactaaaaactagttactttcttttttaatttctttttttttttttttttttaaggaagaCACCTGGTGGCACGTCACACTTATTCACCTCTTCTGAACCCGAAGATACTATAAGGAATTTCACCCTACCTGTGGccacagtaaaaaaaaaactcactagCTCGGAGTATTGAACACGAGACATTTgacaatttttgtttattggggaGCCACAATCCGGATCCTTACCAATAAGCCATTtgctgtaatttttttaatttctttttagtttgggagctaaattaatttctttttactcAATGAGTCAAACTCTCCAACAAACAAACCACATCCCCACACTCCTTAAAGCCTTAAACGTTTATATTATAACTCCAACCCAAATATAGATACAACTCCCCCATAAAATATCCCAAAAATAAATATCCCAAaataaatcccaaaaatttAGAGGGGTTCCCAACCAATCAAATGTTAAAACTTCCACCCTGAAATTTGGAATTCTCGTTTCCCCATTAAAcaaatcttttaatttttgacagcctacaaaaaaaaaaaaaaacacaaaaacaaaaacaaaaaccaaaatctctgaattttctttcttttgatcaACCAAAACTGTCAACCGAAAAATGAAACCAAAACCAGCTATCTTTGAAGAAAACCACCATCAGATAAACTGattttaattaagtttaaaCAGTTTCTTTGTCTTGTTTGATCTTCATTAAATATTGCAGTTCCTTGACCTCTGATCTCcatcaatctctctctcctcttcttcctctctttctctctctaaacagtGATTAATCACAGATCATTAACCCAAATCAAAAGCTTTCAACTTTGCATTTACTCTTTCTGCATAAAAGAAGAGAAACTGCTGCCACCAACAACCCATCTCTCCAAGAAACCAGAAGATTCCCCCACCACCTAACCAGAACATGGATAGGAGCTAAAAGGAGCTCACTTTTTCTTATCTGCAACCACCGCTaccaccgccgccgccgcctTTTTCTGAGGAAATCTCGAGGAACCCAGTTCGTAAAACCCTAAACCGGACCCGAATCCCAAGCTTTCCGGCCGAAATTCAGCAACCCGAGACCTGGGTTTTGTTCACATTCGCCATTGAAGATGACCCAGCTCAAGCAAATGTCCCACCTCGACATCAGTCCGCCAACGCCCGGCAAGTTCAAGATGGACAAGTCGCCCTACATTCACCGCCTCCGCGGGCACGGTTCTCTCGCCAAGCTCACATTCTGGTCCTTCGTTTTCCTCGGCTTGATCTtgatcttcttcttccactccCCGTCCCCTAATTCTCTGCCGTCCGATCCCTCCCGCCGCTCTCTCAGAACCTACAATTGGGGCGGACCCGCCTGGGAAAAACGGGTCAGGTCCTCCGCCAAAGTCCGGTCTCGCCACGGAATCTCCGTCCTCGTCACCGGTGCTGCCGGCTTCGTCGGGACCCACGTGTCGGCGGCGCTTAAACGCCGCGGAGATGGGGTCCTTGGTCTGGACTGCTTTAATGACTACTACGACCCTTCGTTGAAGAGGGCTCGGCAGGCGCTTTTGGAGCGGAGTGGGGTGTTCATTGTGGAAGGCGACAtaaacgacgcccctttgctgaGCAAGCTCTTCGAGGTGGTGGCGTTCACCCATGTGATGCATTTGGCTGCCCAAGCTGGTGTGAGGTATGCCATGGAAAACCCAGGCTCATATGTTCATAGTAATATAGCTGGTCTTGTTAATCTTCTTGAAGTTTGTAAAAATGCAAATCCACAACCTGCAATTGTTTGGGCAAGTTCTAGTTCTGTTTATGGATTAAATACTAAGGTACCCTTTTCGGAAAGAGACCGGACTGACCAGCCGGCTAGTCTCTATGCCGCCACCAAGAAAGCCGGTGAGGAAATTGCACACACTTACAACCATATCTATGGCCTTTCCCTTACCGGGTTGCGGTTCTTTACTGTTTATGGCCCTTGGGGAAGGCCTGATATGGCATACTTCTTTTTCACGAGGGATATATTGAAGGGGAAGACCATTCCAATCTTTGAGGGGGCTAATCATGGAACCGTTGCAAGGGATTTTACCTACATTGATGATATTGTGAAGGGATGCTTGGCGTCATTAGATACCGCTGAGAAGAGTACTGGGAGTGGAGGAAAGAAGAAGGGGCCTGCCCAATTGCGGGTTTTCAATTTGGGGAATACATCGCCAGTGCCAGTTACGGATCTTGTGACCATTTTGGAGAGGCTTTTGAAGGTGAAGGCTAAGAGAAATATAATGAAGTTGCCACGTAATGGGGATGTTCAGTTTACACACGCAAACATTAGTTCGGCTCAGAGGGAACTTGGATATAAGCCTACAACTGATCTGCAGACAGGGCTGAAGAAATTCGTTCGGTGGTACCTCAGTTACTATTCTGGTGGGAAGAAGGCTTCTGGGTGACAAAATTCTTTTGATTGTGCGGTAGACCCCTTCGAATTCTTGTTCATTATAATTCTTACGATTGTTTTTTTAACATTTCTGTCATTTCCCGGTACGTTTTTCCATATATCATAACGATGTAATGCCATATGAGGAGGAACCTTGTGAACTATGGTGAAGAAGTTTTGTGGTTTAGGGACATTGTTTTCTAAGCACTCCCATGCTGTATTGAGCGAAATCGAGGaccatctctttctttttttcttggaaTGTAATTGTTGGAGCTACGGCGTTGTAGAATTCATGACTGATAGAACATATGCTAATTGGTGAACGTGTATCATTGCCTAGCAATCAATAAAATAGCACATGATAGTTTGGGTCCTTAATACTATATGAAGTGAATTACAGTATTTTTGTGTAATACGTTATTTGTTTTTCATACAATGCATTTTCTTGTAATTGATGTCCATCGATTCCTATGCTGCTGTTTTATGGTTAATTTTGCAGCTGACTTTGTCGTCCTGCACCGACCTTTAGAACGTGCTTAAGTATGTCATGTAGCTCAACTTCAAGACTAATCCTTAATGACAGATCATTCTTGCATATCAGGTTTGCATTTCGGTTTTCCTTTACTCTCTGGTTTATATTGTCATTAATACACACAATATTTGGGGTGCAAAAATTATATGTTCTACTAAGCTTTGTACTCTAGATCACGAATTTGCGGTGCTCATTTACTGTGTTCCTCGTTTATGACATAGGTAGCAAAAGAACTTTTAATTGTTACTTTGAGTTAGAATTGGATCTCTCTGGCATTTGGTTCTCTCCCGTTTAGGGTTCTTATTaactttttggttttcttcttttgttgaaAGACGATGAATATAGAAGTACATAAAAAAGTGGAAAGTGAAAACTtctattcatttatttatatatctTCCTTCTGTTGTCAATTTCTTTTGTTACAGACTTTACCCTTCTTCTTTTTGCAAACCATTCCATACAAGGATCCAATCAAACAAGTATCCAAAGTCCAAACTACAAGTCTTTCATTAGTTTGTACTAATGATAAACCCTAATGCTAACTGCAATAAATGCAGTTGCTGATAAAACCCTAACAGTATAATAATCATGCATACAAACCGGAACTTGCAGTCATGgttcttctcttctcttgtaCGCACAGCAAGGGAGTTTATGGTTGTCACTTGTCAATGAGACAACCATGCACAAAATGAACAACCTATGTTTGTACCGAGAAGAGAGACCAATCCCACTTTCATTTTGGTAACCATCTCAGCCCATCAACGAGGCAATTACCTACATTTTTCATTTAGCCAACTGCTACATTAGTTCAATTGTGACTTAATGACATTTTCCCTCCAATATGGTTAACGTTGTCCGGATATAAAACCCTTAGAAGTCTAACTCTATGTATAGCTCATTTACTAAGCTTGGCTGCAGTCCATAGTTTGATGAACTCACATGAATTCTTACACGTTTTGCTCCTTCGGCTGATTTTGAAAGACCTGTTGGCAGTATACGtatgttaaaacttaaaactaccTCAAGTAACTCTTTCATCTTTTTTATCCACATTTCCTTGTTTGTGCATGATATGGTTTTGGAAAACTGTATGTTGTCTTTGTTTAGTAAGTGAATTATGACAAAGATGATAATTCCGTTGTCCAAATACAGGGCtgggcattttttttcttttcagtaaCATGGTTTGTACATTGCTGGCATGCAAGTAGGGTAAGTATAGATTCGTAGACTCGTAGTGTTTGCAAATGCAGAATGAATAACAGCAGTGCTCTGGCAGAAAATAGTTCCAGAAGACGGCAAGAATACGCTCGACTCTTTGTTATACTTTCTTTACATGCTAGGGACGAAAGCATTGTATTATAAGCTAGTAGTTTGTGTGCGAATAAGTTGCAGGAACACTGAATCATTAGGATTGTTTTGCAAGAAGTTGGAGAAAGGTTATTTCCCAAAAGTACTTGACTGTGACAATGGAGTCATGATCATCATGTTCTCTGAAATGTACACAAAAACGAAACCAAATTAGAAGGAACTTCCAAACTATGCTTAACAAGTTGTGTGTTTCCAAGTGCACCAAGTGATGCCGGTTCTGCAAGAAACCCTTCAATATCTATAGAAGAAAGAATCAAAGAGCACCAATATGAAATCTGGGTGTCCGAGCTAAAATGATTCCTTATCCTGACAAATTTATTTAAAGTACTCAAAAACTTAACAGAAGTAACCCTCGTCCAATTTCCTCACAGCAATCAATTTTTGTCCTGTAaaactgtttgggcccaaattAGTGGATTAGGGCCGAGTAAGTAGTTAGACAGACTTGTTTGAATTAATGAAAGACACTTGAAAGATCAGGATGGCGTAGGAATATTGGTAACAttctaagagcaactccagcgttggagccctccccccaggctatgcactattcaatccatctgatgaacagtaactgcccttaatgaacagtaatagccctggcaatagcatttgcatctctaccgttacacttcaatagctctagcaataggcaataaaatattagtattttttttatttataaaataatacaaaataattttaattgtaatatcagataagatttttaattgttctcattgcgtcacgtgtcattatacgaagtattattaaataatacaaaataattttatttgtaatttcggataagatttttaatcgttgtcgttgcgccacatggatttccgataaattttttaatcttactcgttatgccacgtgtcattatccgaaaatacaattattggtgatggatttctaataagattattaaccaataaCGTCGCGCCAcatgtcataatctgtttacaatctttgaggatagatttccatcagatttttaacgaatgacggcatgccatgtggcattatgtacaacctaatcctttctgaatcctccatataatccaccatccatcctcacaaatctcacaccaattttctcaagatctctatcattattcatagtttctgcttcattcttcacaaaaatctgtatcattattcatagtttctgcttctttcttacaatgtcttcttcttcctcaaggatgatgtgggaactcaatcaagaagacgaagaattgtttaaccaatcagaagcaatgttcaatcaccagggggcaaaaaatgagagggaagaggatgaggagcgtagaaggagagatgacgaagtaagaatgggcagagcctcacattcccgtcgagtcatccaagatGTGGCTCaaatctgcaggcccagccgttccggaaaccttgatagaagcaggcaacaacgaggtatggaactcttgaaTGATTATTTTGtccctaatagtgcattccctgatacgtactttagacgtcgttttagaatggaacgacatttgttcaacaaaatcatgattgctatttgcaaccatgattcttactttgtgcaaaagaatgatgcttttcgtgctatgggtctactgcctgagcaaaaaattactgctgccttgcggatgcttgcatatagaTCATTTGcaaaccaagtggatgagataacgaggatggggaaatcaaccattcttgagtccctgatgaggttttgcggagcaatcgacTCTATCTACACCactgagtacctccgcaaacctacaaacatggacttggaacGGCTATTGAAGAAGACCGAGATGCATGGTTTTCCTAGGATGATTgaaagcattgattgtatgcactggacgtggaaaaactgtccaagtgcatagcaaggcgcttatggggacagaaaatgagcaaaaagtatcattctggaggcggtggcatcttttgatacatggatttggcacacctttttcggggtcccgggagctcaaaatgacatcaacgtccttgcccaatccccagtgttcaacgatgtcctgcaaggaaaggcaccaaaagtcacgtatgaggtcaacggtcgtatgtacgacgggccatactacctagctaaCGGCATTTACCCGCGAtagtcaacatttgtcaaaacagtgccacgtccgcgaagtgcaaagaaaaaacactttgcaagctgtcaaaaggggtgcaggaaggatgtgtagcgttgtttcggtatcctccaagctcgttgggcgatcgttaggggtgctgccagattgtttgatgtagagtcgcttcgatccatcatgatgacgtgtatcattcttcacaacatgattgtggaagatgagtacgattatgaagccgttaatgaatatgagccagacacgatgaacaattcaagaacacgtatagattgtgctcatgacgccaccgatgagcccgtgcaacatgagccattagaaagggatggacgttacaatgaaaggggctcattcaacgatatactgcatttcaaatgccagacatgcacaatgcccggcaaattgacttgatagagcaccagtgggcattgaaacaagctgaagataattaagttcatttagtgtgttttttttaatttggtatgtttatgttattttatttggtgtgttttattatttggtatgtttatgtaattttttttagtgagttttttattattcggtatgcttatgtaattttatttggtgtgtttttgtcatttcaataaatattctcttagtataaataacttaccaaattaatttgaataaatattcaataaattggaaacaacataaataatacaaacaataaataataaattacaacccaaagtgattggaaaattatgggctccgattacaaaaactactctattcatcatcacttaaccaatttgtggtgctaggatgatcttctcttgtggtgctaggaccatcttggcttgctctcgcttctcttgcacgcctctttcgcaccacgtccgctttctctgacttccaaaaaaatttagaatttggagacttcccttctaaaggcgtgttcataatctcacgatctcaTTGAGCCCgtttttcttctctaacatgttccttttcttgcctaagtagctttctttctctctcattagcctgaaattctctctcaatagctgCAGTTTTTGcgtcctctctagccttatcagcctcatatttcgccagttccctcgccaaagtcaattcaccttggcgagtaagttcttccatcaactttgcataatcattcttcaaagcactcccttttctctttgaagccttctaccttgaggcctaattggataacgggtcaaacctgacgcttgttcagggaggggcgtttcgggcacttcttctgcatcatctttatgaacatgcgagacatgatcgggtgtagagtgtagaggggtgctgttcatgtgcacttctggaccgactggcacaactctaaatttaggacaatctttgacaatattccaacattcccaccggttgaatgatttatttttgcttttggttttggcagcgtaccaagcttgtgcttgaagttcctgcacaatgcgggagaagaaataattataatgaaaatgagtaacaaataaataatacaaacaataaataataaattatgtaggtaacaaataaataatacaaacaaataattataatgtaagtacgtaacaaataaataatacaaacaaataattaaaatgtaagtatgtaacaaataaataatacaaacaaataattataatgtaaatttgggtatcaaataaataatatattgttacctgatccgagtaattttccccacttcgaatattactactagcttgtgccaaggcgtctctccacgtactaaacgattggctaagtaatttccaacgactggacatcgattctttggttcttttcccaccaattttctcaagataattggtatgaataagactccacatttctcgcaactgcatctcattacccgtaagcgaactatgagtaacttcaacccagctagtacacaacgcaacatcttcaagaagcgaccaattcgtacatgcaccagtggtcattttgttgaaaaaaaaatggattgaaactttgagacaaagaaaggaatgtgattgaaagtagttgagaaaatatgaaattgttgtgtaaggtagatgataatgagaaggtatttatagaaaagtaaaaacaatttttttaaaaaaaaaattcagattttttttttgaattttttacaattttttgcaattttttttttaatttttattcaactaattaatctctgccattggatataaaaaaatttgaattccaacactccaaattgtgccacgtgtcacaacggtaacttttcttaattttaaaactattttttcttttatttttttatttataaagcatattaatatccaccATTGATCttagatcgaacggtggatattaaataagactttttttttttaccgttgagatcgaacggaccatgggaagccacgtggcttcccgaCGGTCACTAAAAAAGCAATTTCTTTTTCTGATTTCttgtcggcgacgcgcccccatgcgcgagtggggtgcacgcgcctgacagaaaaaaaaaattttaaaaggcCTGACACCAGGCTGACGTCAGCGCTGGTGTCACAGGGcctcaggctctcgggctggcaattctccacgggcccggagctcgggcctccacctccACTCGGGCTCTCCAACACTGGAGCCAATCCACCGGGCCTCGAGCCCCTTTTCTCACCCCCGTCCCCCGAGCAACTGCCCACGCTGGGCTTGCTCTAAGGGTCTGGTTAAAACAAGGAGCGCATGTTTGACACGGCCACCACCACATTCATTCACTCACCAACCCAGCTCGTCTTCGAGTTGTCACGTCCCatattcaaccgaatgacgtaatTAGCTCATTAGCTATTCGGTCTACACACCACGTAGGCTAAGTAGGTTTTAAGGtcaacaaaaacataataattcTACGCAAAATAGAT contains the following coding sequences:
- the LOC137734773 gene encoding UDP-glucuronate 4-epimerase 3 yields the protein MTQLKQMSHLDISPPTPGKFKMDKSPYIHRLRGHGSLAKLTFWSFVFLGLILIFFFHSPSPNSLPSDPSRRSLRTYNWGGPAWEKRVRSSAKVRSRHGISVLVTGAAGFVGTHVSAALKRRGDGVLGLDCFNDYYDPSLKRARQALLERSGVFIVEGDINDAPLLSKLFEVVAFTHVMHLAAQAGVRYAMENPGSYVHSNIAGLVNLLEVCKNANPQPAIVWASSSSVYGLNTKVPFSERDRTDQPASLYAATKKAGEEIAHTYNHIYGLSLTGLRFFTVYGPWGRPDMAYFFFTRDILKGKTIPIFEGANHGTVARDFTYIDDIVKGCLASLDTAEKSTGSGGKKKGPAQLRVFNLGNTSPVPVTDLVTILERLLKVKAKRNIMKLPRNGDVQFTHANISSAQRELGYKPTTDLQTGLKKFVRWYLSYYSGGKKASG